A part of Microbacterium atlanticum genomic DNA contains:
- a CDS encoding potassium channel family protein, with protein sequence MARPLSQIRERSRARAQARAAARAELKNTAYEIFIGALSILSIVNLVLVYLVAGDAALELVLSVMNALFSAIFLGDFIYRITTAPSAGRYFFRGFGWADLLASLPFPQFKILRLFRLLRVFRLLRELGPRTVWTTLVKDRANSALMTLLLMGVLVLQFGSISVLAVEEDADGANITTASDALWYTLVTISTVGYGDRFPVTNAGRLIGALIIIVGVGIFGTFTGYLANLFLGPRKAADENAEADAQALAVSDVEGETAPEAATPSLASHAAKGVAAGAVSGAVDAGVAVTSTAGADVTAAGPTTTARASDDATQRLHELLAQSEQTMAEIKRLLAGATP encoded by the coding sequence ATGGCCCGGCCTCTCTCCCAGATCCGCGAACGGTCCCGGGCGCGCGCGCAGGCGCGTGCCGCCGCACGGGCGGAGCTCAAGAACACCGCGTACGAGATCTTCATCGGTGCGCTGTCGATCCTCTCGATCGTGAACCTGGTGCTGGTGTACCTGGTCGCGGGGGACGCCGCGCTCGAACTCGTGCTGTCGGTGATGAACGCGCTGTTCAGCGCGATCTTCCTCGGCGACTTCATCTACCGGATCACGACGGCGCCGTCGGCCGGCCGGTACTTCTTCCGCGGCTTCGGCTGGGCCGACCTGCTGGCGAGCCTCCCGTTCCCGCAGTTCAAGATCCTGCGGCTGTTCCGTCTGCTGCGCGTCTTCCGGCTGCTGCGCGAGCTCGGTCCGAGGACCGTCTGGACGACGCTGGTGAAGGACCGCGCGAACAGCGCCCTGATGACCCTCCTGCTCATGGGGGTGCTGGTGCTCCAGTTCGGCAGCATCTCGGTGCTGGCCGTCGAGGAGGACGCCGACGGCGCGAACATCACCACAGCCTCGGACGCGCTCTGGTACACGCTCGTCACCATCTCGACGGTGGGCTACGGCGATCGGTTCCCCGTGACCAACGCCGGACGCCTGATCGGGGCGCTGATCATCATCGTGGGCGTCGGCATCTTCGGCACCTTCACGGGGTACCTCGCCAACCTCTTCCTCGGGCCGCGCAAGGCGGCGGACGAGAACGCCGAGGCGGATGCCCAGGCTCTGGCGGTCAGTGACGTCGAAGGCGAGACGGCCCCCGAAGCGGCGACACCTTCCCTGGCCTCGCACGCGGCGAAGGGCGTCGCCGCCGGTGCGGTGTCCGGTGCCGTCGACGCGGGCGTCGCGGTGACGTCGACGGCCGGGGCGGATGTCACCGCGGCGGGCCCGACCACGACCGCGCGCGCGAGCGACGACGCCACGCAGCGACTGCACGAGCTCCTCGCGCAGTCGGAGCAGACGATGGCCGAGATCAAGAGGCTGCTCGCCGGCGCGACGCCCTAG
- a CDS encoding glycosyltransferase — MRVLLWPIHGGYTDAFVRGAHEYLLAVPGDGPGEDDGVGCWGWEHARAVPLHALGEEDIDIVVLQRPEELALVEQLTGRVPGRDVPAVYLEHNTPGPSAFATRHPLADQRRIPIAHVTHFNRLFWDSGNARTTVVEHGVPDPGPLYTGELPRIGVVVNEPVRRWRATGTDLLPQFTREAPVDVFGIDAGRLADAFPGHTDIHPAESLPPRLLHAELARRRVYVHPFRWTSLGLSLLEAMHLGMPVAALATTEAGRAVPPDAGVASTDVDELRRAVRTFLHEPEWARDVGARARTHALTHYGLPAFLARWDDVLTETVDATRRAAAALRRRRAAAAHPHAPTGGNAATTIGAPVP, encoded by the coding sequence GTGCGGGTCCTCCTCTGGCCCATCCACGGCGGCTACACCGACGCCTTCGTCCGCGGCGCCCACGAGTACCTTCTCGCGGTGCCCGGCGACGGGCCGGGGGAGGACGACGGCGTCGGATGCTGGGGGTGGGAGCACGCCCGGGCTGTCCCGCTCCACGCGCTCGGCGAGGAGGACATCGACATCGTCGTCCTCCAGCGCCCGGAGGAGCTCGCGCTGGTGGAGCAGCTGACCGGCCGCGTGCCGGGCAGGGATGTGCCCGCGGTGTACCTGGAGCACAACACTCCCGGCCCGTCCGCCTTCGCCACGAGGCATCCGCTCGCCGATCAGCGCAGGATCCCGATCGCTCACGTGACGCACTTCAACCGGCTGTTCTGGGACAGCGGGAACGCCCGCACGACCGTGGTCGAGCACGGCGTGCCCGACCCCGGGCCGCTCTACACCGGGGAGCTGCCGCGCATCGGGGTCGTGGTCAACGAGCCGGTGCGGCGGTGGCGGGCGACGGGCACCGATCTGCTGCCGCAGTTCACGCGGGAAGCGCCGGTCGACGTGTTCGGGATCGACGCGGGGCGGCTGGCGGATGCATTCCCGGGTCACACCGACATCCACCCCGCGGAGAGCCTGCCGCCCCGGCTGCTGCACGCCGAGCTGGCGCGCCGGCGCGTGTACGTCCATCCGTTCCGCTGGACCTCCCTCGGCCTTTCGCTGCTGGAGGCGATGCATCTGGGGATGCCGGTGGCCGCTCTCGCGACGACCGAGGCCGGTCGCGCCGTGCCGCCCGACGCCGGCGTGGCATCGACGGACGTCGACGAGCTGCGGCGTGCGGTGCGGACCTTCCTCCACGAGCCGGAGTGGGCGAGGGACGTCGGCGCCCGGGCGCGCACGCACGCGCTCACCCACTACGGCCTGCCGGCGTTCCTGGCGCGGTGGGACGACGTGCTCACCGAGACCGTCGACGCCACCCGGCGCGCCGCCGCGGCGCTGCGGCGACGTCGTGCCGCCGCAGCCCACCCGCACGCGCCGACGGGCGGGAACGCCGCGACCACGATCGGCGCCCCGGTGCCGTAA
- a CDS encoding sugar ABC transporter ATPase → MSDNLPDDIPRAPDGLTGVQPLRDQDTSIEPDPTLDPAQAEWDRTNGQTDDFDDDAATATGDDPAHLPSDEDQVPRLDLPSEGLQPETQDMSPEIAELGESGQGDLAPEDY, encoded by the coding sequence ATGTCCGACAACCTTCCCGATGACATCCCCCGCGCCCCTGACGGGCTGACCGGCGTGCAGCCGCTGCGCGACCAGGACACCTCGATCGAACCCGATCCCACCCTCGACCCGGCGCAGGCCGAGTGGGACCGCACGAACGGGCAGACTGACGACTTCGACGACGACGCGGCGACCGCCACCGGCGACGACCCCGCGCACCTGCCGTCGGACGAGGACCAGGTGCCACGCCTCGACCTGCCGTCGGAGGGCCTCCAGCCCGAGACGCAGGACATGTCTCCTGAGATCGCCGAGCTGGGCGAGAGCGGGCAGGGCGACCTCGCCCCCGAGGACTACTAG
- a CDS encoding DNA polymerase IV, producing MLHVDLDQFIAAVEVLRTPDLAGRPVIVGGRGDPTERAVVSTASYEARQYGVGSGMPLRIAARKVPDAVILPVDAPAYLAASEEVMATLRAQPGAVVQVLGWDEAFVGVAAQDPEGYARRLQAAVLERTRLHCSVGIGDTLVRAKNATDFGKPRGVFRLTADNWLDVMGDKPTIALWGVGSKVSKRLALLGVTTVRELAVADTDALASEFGPKMGPWYRQLGRGDGSAVVDDTPWVARGHSKETTFQVDIVDPHDIEREARRLLDEVLDEVASDDRPVVGLGLKVRYAPFLTKTFTKKIPATSDRAVVVARALELVAKIDPGRPIRLLGVRAEMAMPDDAREGHTPTRSGW from the coding sequence GTGCTGCACGTCGATCTGGACCAGTTCATCGCGGCGGTCGAGGTGCTGCGCACCCCCGATCTCGCCGGCAGACCGGTGATCGTCGGCGGCCGGGGCGATCCCACCGAGCGCGCGGTGGTGTCGACGGCGTCGTACGAGGCACGGCAGTACGGGGTGGGATCCGGGATGCCGCTGCGCATCGCCGCACGCAAGGTTCCGGATGCCGTCATCCTTCCGGTCGACGCGCCCGCGTACCTCGCCGCGTCCGAGGAGGTCATGGCGACGCTGCGCGCGCAGCCCGGTGCGGTGGTGCAGGTGCTCGGGTGGGACGAGGCGTTCGTCGGCGTCGCCGCGCAGGATCCCGAGGGGTACGCACGCCGGCTGCAGGCGGCGGTGCTCGAGCGCACGCGGCTGCACTGCAGCGTCGGCATCGGCGACACACTGGTGCGCGCCAAGAACGCCACCGACTTCGGCAAGCCGCGGGGCGTCTTCCGTCTGACCGCGGACAACTGGCTCGACGTGATGGGCGACAAGCCGACGATCGCCCTGTGGGGCGTCGGCTCCAAGGTCTCCAAGCGGCTCGCGCTGCTCGGGGTCACGACGGTCCGCGAGCTCGCCGTCGCCGACACCGACGCGCTGGCGAGTGAGTTCGGGCCGAAGATGGGGCCGTGGTACCGCCAGCTCGGTCGCGGCGACGGGTCCGCAGTCGTCGACGACACGCCGTGGGTGGCGCGCGGGCACAGCAAGGAGACGACGTTCCAGGTCGACATCGTCGATCCCCACGACATCGAGCGCGAGGCTCGCCGCCTCCTCGACGAGGTGCTCGATGAGGTGGCATCCGACGATCGCCCTGTCGTGGGACTCGGCCTCAAGGTGCGCTACGCGCCCTTCCTCACGAAGACGTTCACGAAGAAGATCCCGGCGACGTCCGACCGCGCGGTCGTCGTGGCGCGGGCGCTCGAGCTCGTCGCGAAGATCGATCCGGGCCGTCCCATCCGCCTGCTCGGCGTGCGCGCCGAGATGGCGATGCCCGACGACGCACGGGAGGGTCACACTCCGACGCGCAGCGGCTGGTAA
- a CDS encoding FAD-dependent oxidoreductase: protein MGGSSVTQTDLERMMRPPLTDAQWSRLRAFGEPQEVAEGEYLFEAGDLDYDLILVESGEIELVRVSFGWVGETSIGRMGPRSFVGELGLLNGQGAFLSARASAGGRMLRVSRAQLRLLMAEDDELCDIVLHALWARREMLRRGPAALTLKLVGPRSSREFMTLRRFAERVDLVHTAIELPPGDLGPLGEHGITLDDLPVAFIQGAPMPRATPGAVAERLGLSYQARGDEVVDLVVIGGGPAGLAAAIYGASEGLSTVLLDAVAPGGQAAATSRIENFLGFPFGVSGGDLIGQASLQALKFGVRVYAPCEAVDLRAAGDDLDITLTDGRVIRARTAIVTSGAAYRTLDLDRWNEFEGAGIYYAATPLELRQVLESPVVVVGGANSAGQASLYLAANGCPVHLVVRGSDLGTRMSSYLVDRLLEEPRVAVHTGSRVVGLEGSSSLERVRIDSIGDVDAKGLFCFIGAEPATSWLAELDRDADGFLRTGTDVSVQSLQRWQGLGREPLPFETSVPRVFAAGDVRRGSMKRVAAAVGEGSSAVASVHRALADLR from the coding sequence ATGGGTGGTTCGAGTGTGACGCAGACCGACCTCGAGCGGATGATGAGGCCGCCGCTCACCGACGCGCAGTGGAGCCGCCTGCGGGCGTTCGGAGAGCCGCAGGAGGTCGCCGAGGGCGAGTACCTGTTCGAGGCCGGAGACCTGGACTACGACCTGATCCTCGTCGAGTCCGGCGAGATCGAGCTGGTGCGCGTCTCGTTCGGCTGGGTGGGCGAGACGTCGATCGGGCGGATGGGCCCGCGCAGCTTCGTGGGCGAGCTCGGGCTGCTCAACGGTCAGGGCGCGTTCCTGTCGGCGCGCGCCTCGGCCGGGGGGCGGATGCTGCGGGTCAGCCGTGCCCAGCTGCGACTGCTCATGGCGGAGGACGACGAGCTGTGCGACATCGTGCTGCACGCACTGTGGGCCCGCCGCGAGATGCTCCGCCGGGGACCCGCTGCCCTCACGCTGAAGCTCGTCGGCCCGCGTTCGTCGCGCGAGTTCATGACGCTTCGCCGGTTCGCCGAGCGCGTCGACCTGGTCCACACCGCGATCGAGCTGCCGCCCGGCGACCTCGGCCCGCTCGGAGAGCACGGCATCACGCTCGACGACCTTCCGGTCGCGTTCATCCAGGGCGCGCCGATGCCGCGGGCCACCCCCGGCGCCGTGGCGGAGAGGCTGGGGCTCAGCTACCAGGCGCGCGGCGACGAGGTCGTCGACCTGGTGGTGATCGGCGGGGGACCGGCGGGGCTCGCCGCCGCGATCTACGGCGCCTCCGAGGGACTGAGCACGGTGCTGCTGGACGCGGTCGCGCCGGGCGGGCAGGCCGCAGCCACCTCGCGCATCGAGAACTTCCTCGGGTTCCCGTTCGGCGTCAGCGGCGGCGACCTCATCGGCCAGGCATCGCTCCAGGCACTGAAGTTCGGAGTCCGCGTGTACGCGCCGTGCGAGGCCGTCGACCTGCGCGCCGCGGGGGACGACCTCGACATCACCCTGACCGACGGTCGCGTCATCCGTGCCCGCACCGCGATCGTCACCTCCGGAGCCGCCTACCGCACGCTCGATCTCGACCGCTGGAACGAGTTCGAGGGAGCGGGGATCTACTACGCGGCGACGCCGCTCGAGCTGCGGCAGGTGCTCGAGTCGCCGGTGGTAGTCGTCGGCGGGGCGAACTCCGCCGGCCAGGCATCGCTCTACCTCGCCGCCAACGGCTGCCCCGTGCACCTCGTGGTGCGCGGGTCCGACCTCGGCACGCGGATGTCGTCGTACCTGGTGGACCGGCTCCTCGAGGAGCCGAGGGTCGCCGTGCACACCGGGTCGCGCGTGGTCGGCCTCGAGGGCTCGTCGTCCCTCGAGCGCGTGCGCATCGACTCGATCGGCGACGTCGACGCGAAGGGCCTCTTCTGCTTCATCGGCGCCGAGCCCGCGACGTCGTGGCTCGCCGAGCTGGATCGCGACGCCGACGGGTTCCTGCGGACCGGCACCGACGTGTCGGTGCAGTCGCTCCAGCGCTGGCAGGGGCTGGGGCGCGAGCCGCTGCCCTTCGAGACGTCGGTGCCGCGCGTGTTCGCCGCCGGCGACGTGCGCCGCGGATCCATGAAGCGCGTGGCCGCCGCCGTGGGCGAGGGCTCCAGCGCTGTCGCGTCGGTGCACCGCGCGCTCGCGGACCTGCGCTGA
- a CDS encoding UBP-type zinc finger domain-containing protein — protein sequence MSLNEIDPTLPPSGEGCADCDAVGGWWVHLRRCAVCGEIGCCDTSPAQHATAHFRSSGHRYARSFEPGETWFWDYMAGDYVDGPPLAPPEARPLSQPSPGPAGRVPADWRLLIH from the coding sequence ATGAGCCTGAACGAGATCGATCCCACTCTGCCGCCCTCCGGAGAGGGCTGCGCCGACTGCGACGCCGTCGGCGGCTGGTGGGTGCACCTGCGGCGGTGCGCGGTGTGCGGAGAGATCGGATGCTGCGACACCTCGCCCGCACAGCACGCGACGGCCCACTTCCGCTCCAGCGGGCACCGCTACGCGCGCAGCTTCGAGCCGGGGGAGACCTGGTTCTGGGACTACATGGCCGGGGATTACGTGGACGGCCCGCCGCTCGCGCCGCCGGAAGCTCGTCCGCTCAGCCAGCCTTCGCCCGGTCCCGCGGGCCGGGTGCCGGCCGACTGGCGACTTCTGATCCACTGA
- a CDS encoding penicillin acylase family protein, whose protein sequence is MAEVFRDELGVPHIRASDVGDLAEAQGEVTARDRGWQIEVARLRASGRISELIGQAGVAWDVFARRARLDDTARRAFAALDADTAEFVRRYAAGVRRGMATSGGSAAEFATLDTAFHEARPLEPWEDHDPLGVLHAAHALFSPLPLLLWREHVAATLGDDWVDVFAGFGDDGDSGEDGTPTSGSNAWALHGSRTDSGMPLLAGDPHRTFELPGVYQQVRLACDEFDVVGLTFPGVPGVQHFGHTGEAAWGVTNAMAHSVDVFRERLRPTEDGYDSLGPRGWRPADVRRSLVRVRGAEAVEVEAIETERGTVVSELSRRDGELVGWSVRLPARAGADVGARALLPLLRARTAVEVIGAFSSWVDPVNRVLAADRTGVVLSATVGATPDRPPGRRRRAFDGATVDPAPNRPAVPAVEVTDSVVDANERPSDPRIDLGWAYPPPHRASRIRHLLAERRPRAVAEFAAVWGDTAGGSLMAGLLAAVRPDDLSPAAAAALDELRAWDGRMDASSADAGRYGAWRSGVARRVAAHPALAPLRAPHPFGRVFDAWVGADVQVPAALPRLLRHPALAPEMPSIVTEAWEEASVAPAWGEMHRLLPTHALAGVPGVMAPGAGLDIPMSGDGETVRCTGSTSGVTERSWRGSVARWAWDLADREQSLWSVPFGASGHPGSPHFADQLDDWAGVRPARVVTEWARLRPDSDAGAPTAAGAGGAAG, encoded by the coding sequence ATGGCAGAGGTCTTCCGGGACGAGCTCGGCGTCCCCCATATCCGCGCCTCGGACGTCGGCGACCTCGCCGAGGCGCAGGGCGAGGTGACCGCGCGGGATCGCGGCTGGCAGATCGAGGTCGCCCGGCTGCGCGCGTCGGGCCGCATCTCGGAGCTGATCGGGCAGGCGGGAGTGGCGTGGGACGTCTTCGCGCGACGTGCGCGCCTGGACGACACGGCTCGCCGGGCGTTCGCGGCGCTCGACGCGGACACCGCCGAGTTCGTCCGCCGCTACGCCGCAGGGGTCCGCCGGGGAATGGCGACGTCCGGCGGCTCGGCCGCCGAGTTCGCGACCTTGGATACGGCGTTCCACGAGGCCCGGCCCCTCGAGCCGTGGGAGGACCACGATCCCCTCGGGGTGCTGCATGCGGCCCATGCGCTGTTCTCGCCGCTTCCGCTGCTGCTGTGGCGCGAGCACGTGGCCGCGACGCTCGGCGACGACTGGGTCGACGTCTTCGCCGGATTCGGCGACGACGGCGACTCCGGGGAAGACGGCACGCCGACCTCGGGCAGCAACGCGTGGGCGCTGCACGGATCGAGGACGGACAGCGGGATGCCGCTCCTCGCGGGAGACCCGCACCGCACGTTCGAGCTGCCCGGCGTGTACCAGCAGGTGCGGCTGGCCTGCGACGAGTTCGACGTCGTCGGCCTCACGTTCCCCGGGGTGCCCGGCGTGCAGCACTTCGGCCACACCGGCGAGGCCGCGTGGGGCGTGACGAACGCGATGGCGCACAGCGTCGACGTGTTCCGCGAGCGGCTGCGCCCGACCGAGGACGGGTACGACTCCCTCGGCCCGCGGGGCTGGCGCCCCGCCGACGTGCGGCGCTCGCTGGTGCGGGTTCGTGGAGCCGAGGCGGTCGAGGTCGAGGCGATCGAGACCGAGCGCGGCACGGTGGTGTCGGAGCTGAGCCGACGCGACGGCGAGCTCGTCGGCTGGAGCGTGCGCCTTCCCGCGCGGGCGGGCGCCGACGTGGGGGCCCGGGCGCTGCTGCCGCTGCTGCGCGCGCGCACCGCCGTCGAGGTGATCGGCGCCTTCTCGTCGTGGGTGGACCCGGTGAACCGCGTCCTGGCGGCCGATCGCACCGGCGTCGTGCTCTCGGCCACCGTCGGCGCGACGCCCGATCGGCCGCCCGGCCGGCGCCGGCGGGCATTCGACGGCGCCACGGTGGATCCGGCCCCGAACCGGCCGGCCGTCCCGGCCGTGGAGGTGACCGACAGCGTCGTCGACGCCAACGAGCGCCCCTCCGATCCGCGCATCGACCTGGGCTGGGCCTACCCGCCGCCGCACCGCGCGTCGCGCATCCGCCACCTTCTCGCCGAGCGGCGGCCTCGCGCGGTCGCCGAGTTCGCCGCGGTCTGGGGCGACACCGCAGGAGGCTCCCTGATGGCCGGTCTCCTCGCCGCTGTCCGCCCGGACGACCTGTCGCCCGCCGCCGCGGCGGCGCTCGACGAGCTGCGCGCGTGGGACGGGCGGATGGATGCCTCCTCCGCTGACGCCGGCCGCTACGGCGCCTGGCGGTCCGGCGTCGCCCGCCGCGTCGCCGCGCATCCGGCGCTGGCCCCGCTCCGCGCCCCGCACCCGTTCGGCCGCGTGTTCGACGCGTGGGTCGGCGCGGATGTCCAGGTGCCCGCTGCGCTGCCGCGTCTGCTGCGGCATCCGGCCCTCGCGCCGGAGATGCCGTCGATCGTCACCGAGGCGTGGGAGGAGGCATCCGTCGCGCCCGCGTGGGGCGAGATGCACCGGCTGCTGCCGACGCATGCGCTCGCCGGCGTCCCGGGCGTCATGGCTCCGGGGGCGGGGCTCGACATCCCGATGTCGGGAGACGGCGAGACGGTGCGGTGCACCGGCTCCACCTCGGGCGTCACCGAGCGCAGCTGGCGGGGCTCGGTCGCGCGCTGGGCGTGGGACCTGGCGGACCGGGAGCAGAGCCTGTGGAGCGTCCCGTTCGGCGCCTCGGGGCACCCGGGATCGCCGCACTTCGCCGACCAGCTGGACGACTGGGCGGGCGTCCGACCGGCGCGGGTGGTTACCGAGTGGGCGCGGCTCCGCCCCGATTCCGACGCCGGCGCACCAACGGCCGCAGGCGCCGGCGGAGCCGCCGGCTGA